A genomic stretch from Eptesicus fuscus isolate TK198812 chromosome 15, DD_ASM_mEF_20220401, whole genome shotgun sequence includes:
- the SWI5 gene encoding DNA repair protein SWI5 homolog encodes KLSPPTWGWAGPDLAGCARSSLCGRSGSPSQDLADLADLRGRSPAPDLDPPALQTPPQRGPRTPGLRRTQPGLSKSCRGAFRSPRPSSKAGQADGASEDSLHLDIQKLKEKRDVLDKEISQLISEGYSVDELEDHISQLHEYNDIKDVGQMLLGKLAVIRGVATKELYPEFGLDMSD; translated from the exons AAGCTGTCTccgcccacctgggggtgggcggggcccgACCTCGCCGGGTGCGCGCGCAGCTCGCTGTGTGGCCGTTCCGGGTCTCCATCGCAGGACTTGGCTGACCTGGCGGACCTGAGAGGCCGCTCTCCCGCCCCCGACCTGGACCCTCCTGCACTGCAGACCCCCCCGCAACGGGGGCCCCGGACCCCAGGACTCAGGAG GACTCAACCAGGACTTTCCAAAAGTTGCCGCGGGGCCTTCCGATCCCCT CGGCCATCTTCCAAGGCTGGCCAGGCTGATGGGGCCAGCGAGGATTCTCTGCACCTTGACATTCAGAAGCTGAAGGAGAAGAGGGACGTGCTGGACAAGGAGATCTCCCAGTTAATATCTGA AGGCTACAGTGTGGATGAACTGGAGGACCACATCTCCCAGCTCCACGAGTATAACGACATCAAAGATGTGGGCCAGATGCTGCTGGGCAAGCTAG CCGTGATCCGAGGTGTCGCCACCAAAGAGTTGTATCCAGAATTTGGCCTGGACATGAGTGACTGA